One region of Kiritimatiellia bacterium genomic DNA includes:
- a CDS encoding uroporphyrinogen decarboxylase family protein, which produces MNNRDRFFNILTGGQIDRTPFFPDIASWYVYTRQPFGTEAAFGPGDYIPDDSAFNKKESRLKGKAAKMTFLDFYRTHDWGLPVHLYKWRNTEYLNGIEVMEKKTGEFKSRTYKTPRGDLQKTWQLAGDGSWAPQQHLIKELKDIEIYKYLAENCREIPDETAVLEFYGDTEGFGVCDTVINRSPFGKLVHELMGFERVVYELYDNEKVIHDLLSFQEYLDLALIEKAADYPAKIVCISDHADENLISPAYYRKYCIPFYQKACAILHKKGKFVSTHLDGNFKGFFPVIRETHFDLLDGCTPAPMFNYEVEELAAAAGKDLRCYCGVPSTLFTQNLPEHEITAFARRIMKAFSKRVILNVGDVLPPDGDIDLVIAAGRTTMAG; this is translated from the coding sequence CAATCGCGACCGTTTTTTTAATATTTTAACCGGCGGACAGATTGACCGCACGCCATTTTTCCCGGATATTGCAAGCTGGTATGTTTACACCCGCCAGCCGTTCGGAACCGAGGCGGCCTTTGGTCCGGGGGATTATATACCGGATGACAGCGCATTTAACAAAAAGGAGAGCCGCTTAAAAGGGAAGGCGGCTAAAATGACCTTCCTTGATTTTTACCGGACACACGATTGGGGACTGCCGGTTCATTTGTATAAGTGGCGCAACACCGAATACCTGAACGGCATAGAGGTGATGGAGAAAAAAACCGGTGAATTCAAAAGCCGGACTTATAAAACGCCCAGGGGCGATTTGCAGAAAACCTGGCAGCTGGCCGGCGACGGCTCATGGGCGCCGCAGCAGCATCTCATCAAGGAGCTGAAGGACATTGAAATTTACAAGTATCTGGCGGAGAACTGCCGTGAAATCCCGGATGAAACCGCCGTCCTTGAATTTTACGGGGATACCGAAGGGTTCGGAGTGTGCGACACGGTCATTAACCGTTCGCCGTTCGGCAAACTCGTGCATGAGTTGATGGGGTTTGAGAGGGTGGTCTACGAGCTTTATGACAACGAAAAAGTCATTCATGATTTGTTGAGTTTTCAGGAATACCTTGATCTGGCCCTGATTGAAAAAGCGGCCGATTATCCCGCAAAAATCGTCTGCATCTCGGACCATGCCGACGAGAATCTGATATCGCCCGCTTATTACAGAAAATACTGTATTCCTTTTTATCAGAAAGCCTGCGCAATCCTTCACAAAAAGGGCAAGTTTGTCTCAACGCATCTGGACGGCAATTTCAAGGGGTTTTTCCCGGTTATAAGGGAAACTCATTTTGACCTGCTTGACGGCTGCACGCCCGCGCCAATGTTTAATTATGAGGTGGAAGAGCTGGCCGCGGCGGCCGGAAAGGACCTGCGCTGCTATTGCGGCGTGCCTTCAACGCTTTTCACCCAGAACCTTCCGGAGCATGAAATCACCGCCTTCGCAAGGCGTATCATGAAAGCCTTTAGTAAGCGGGTAATATTAAACGTG